A window of Gammaproteobacteria bacterium genomic DNA:
TGGTTCTCCAAGGGCCACGGTCGGTCACCGCCGAGGACGTCAGGAAGTTCTGTGACCGCCGTAGGGGAGTGGGAGCGGACGGCGTGCTGGTCGTCTCGCTCATCGATGCGAACCGGGTCCGAATGCAGTATTGGAACGCGGACGGTTCACCGGCCGAACTCTGCGGCAACGGGTTGCGGTGTGTCGCGGCATTCGCGGTGGATCGTGCTCTCGTCGAAGGTCCGGAGTTGACGGTCGAGACAGCGGTGGGCCCTCGACGGGCAGAGGTCGGTGAAGAGGCGATCACCGTGGAACTCGGGACGACCCGGGTGGCTGACGAGAAGCGGCAAGTATCGGGAGAGACGGTGCGCGAAGTCACGGTCGGCAATCCGCACGCGGTCCTACATGTGCCGGATACATCCGAGGCGGCGGTCGCCACACTCGGGCCGAGCATCGAAGCGGCGTTCGACAACGGCGTGAACGTCGAGTTTCTCACCGTGCGCTCTCCCGGATTGTTGGAGCTGCGTGTATGGGAACGGGGGGTGGGGGAGACCCTTGCCTGCGGAACCGGGGCCGTGGCTGCCGCCGCGGCGGCGAGGGCGGATGGACTCACCGGTTCTGAGACCACGGTGCGCCTCCCGGGCGGCGACCTGAAGGTGGTTCTGGACACCGATACGACATGGATCACCGGTCCCGCAACGTTCGTGTACGAGGGGGAGTGGCGTGACTGAGCGGGCGCTGCTCGTATCGGTAACGACGAGCGGCCCGATCGACGCGTCCCTGGATGAGCTTGCACGTCTGGCGAACACTGCGGGGGCGACCGTCATCGACCGGGTGGTACAGCGCAGAGAGCGCCTGGACCCGGCGACGCTCATCGGGTCGGGAAGGCTCGCAAAGTTACGCGAGATGGTCGATGCGGAAGACATCGATGTCTTGATCTTCGATGGGGAGATCACCCCGGCGCAGGAGCGGAATCTGAGCGCCGCACTCGACGTGCGCGTGCTGGATCGAACCGCACTGATTCTCGACATATTCGCCTTGCATGCCAATAGCAGCGAGGGACGGCTCCAGGTGGAACTGGCCCAACTCCAGTACCTGCTGCCCCGGTTGCGAGGGCGGGGCATCGAGTTGTCGCGTCTCGGTGGAGGCATCGGGACGCGCGGTCCCGGTGAGACACAGCTCGAGACGGATCGACGGCGGATCGCGAGGAGAGTGTCGAAACTGCGAAGGGATCTCGAGGGCCTCGAACGCACGAGGCTGGTCAAGCGGGACCAGCGCAGACAGCAAGGAATCCCCATCGTGTCGCTGGTCGGGTACACGAACGCCGGCAAGTCGAGCCTGCTGAATGCACTGACCGGATCCTCGGTACTCGTGGAGGATCAGCTCTTCGCAACCCTTGATCCGGCGACTCGCAGGTGCACTCTCCCCGGGGGGAGGGAGCTGTTGATCACCGACACGGTCGGGTTCATCCAGCGGCTGCCCCACCAGCTCGTAGAGGCGTTCACGTCGACGCTGGAGCTGGTTGCAGAGTCCGACCTCCTGCTGCATCTGGTCGACGTGACCGGCGAGGAGGTGGATGCTCAGATCGACGCGGTCCGAGCGGTGCTGGAAGAGATCGGAGCGGCACAGATCCCCGAGGTGCTCATCGGAACGAAGGCGGATGTCGCGACTCCTCAACACCGCAAACGGTTCCTCTCGGGTCATGACGGCTCTCTGGTCGTATCTTCTGTCAGCGGTGAGGGGATCGATGAGCTCACCGACCGTGTCTGGGAGCTGGTGTCCCAACAGTTCTCGGAACTCGAGGTCATCGTGCCATTTGGAGCAGAGGTCGAGCGTCTCCATCGTGTGGCGGATGTTCTGGAGGAGGAATACCGTTCCGACGGTGTGCATCTCAAGGTGAGGCTCTCGCGCGGTGAAGCCGACAGGGTGCGCCGTTACGCAGTGTGAGCACTCCGGGCAGGTTCAGCGGATGGTGCGCAGTACGGCGACGACCTTTCCGAGGATCTGGATCCCTTCGGTGAACACCATCTCTTCATAGGCCGGGTTCTCGGGGATGAGCACGACTCGCCCGGCACGGCGGGAAAACCGCTTGACGGTGGCTTCTTCTCCGTCGACGAGTGCGGCGACGATCTCTCCGTTGTTGGCTACGTTCTGGCTCCGGACGACGACGTAGTCGCCATCGAGGATGCCGGCGCCGCTCATCGAATCGCCGCTGACCGTGAGCAGGAAGACGGGGCCCTGGCCGGTGAACTCGGTGGGGAGGGTGAGGACTTCTTCGATCTGTTCCTCTGCCAGGATGGGCGCGCCTGCCGCGATTCTGCCGATGAGTGGGACGTCGCGTGTGCTCGACCGGTGCAGAGACGGGACGCCCGGCTCGATGACTTCGATGGCGCGCGGTTTCGTAGGATCACGGCGCAGGTATCCGGCTCGCACCAGCGATGAGAGATGGCTGTGCACCGTGGAAGGGGAGCGCAGACCGAGCGCATCGCCGATCTCGCGCACCGACGGGGGATATCCGCGATCGGCGACGGTCGTGCGGATGAGATCGAGAATCTCCCGTTGTCTGTCGGTCAGGTCCTCCATGTGCTCCTCCTCGAACGTACGTTCCCACCCTAGCTGTCGCGCACACCGGATCCAAACATACGTTCGCCCTTGACGCCGAACGTATGTTCGATATACTTGGCACCGAACAGGTGTTCGGTTGCTTTTCTGTCACTGCCAACTCGTAGCGTGACAGGGGGTGGGAGATCCGCCCGAGCGAGACAGAGGAGGAAGTAGACATGGCGACACGTACCAACACCCTTCCGAGGGCTGCGGTTCTCCTCATAGCGGTCGTCGTGTTCTTCCTCCTTCTCGCTTCCGCCGTTGGCGCTCAGAACAAGGGGGTTCCGACCGCACAGCATCGGATCGTCGGCGGGGAGACGCTCTGGAGCATTGCCGGCACGGTGACGCCCGAGGGCGGCGACGTGCGCGTGACGGTGTCCGAGATACGGCGGCTGAACCAGCTTGGGAGAACCACGATCTATCCGGGTGATGTACTGATCGTTCCCGCGGCGGGCTGAACGGCGGTGTGCGGGCGGTTTCGTTGTGGCGCAGTTCGGCGACTCGGGTACGCTGGCAGAGATATGCAGTGTCCGTTCTGTGCCTCCGAAGACACGCGGGTCATCGACAGTCGACCCGTGGACGAAGGGTCCGCCATTCGGCGGCGCAGAGAGTGCGTGTCCTGTGGCAATCGCTTCACGACCTATGAGCGTGCCGACATCCCTCTGATCGTGCGCAAGCGTGACGGCAGGTTCGAGCCGTTCGAGATCGACAAGGTGCGTGCCGGTCTGCACAGTGCCCTCGCCGACCGGCCGGTCGAGGCCAAGCGTCTCGAGCGAATGCTCATCCAGATTCGAGACGATGCGAGAGCACAAGGCCGTGTCGTGTCGTCCGACGACATCGGACGGGCGGTCTTGGAGCATCTGGCAGTGATCGATCACGTGGCGTATCTGCGGTTCGCGAGCGTCTACAAGGAGTTCGAGGGAACCGGAGACTTCGAACGCGAGATGGCCGAACTGGAACGCCGCGAAGGTTGAGGGGTGGTCAGTCGAGCTGACCGGAGATCTTGTCCAGCTGGATCTGCAACGTACCGAGTTGCGTCTCGGCCCAGTCGTTCAGCGTGGAGAGGGGCGCCTCGATACCCGCATCGAGCGCAGCGATCCTTTGCCGGATCTCCTGGATGAGCTGACCAGCGGTTGCTTCGTCACCTGTTCTCAAGGCGTCGAGGTACTCGACTTGCCAGTCATCGAGGCGGAGTGCGAGCTGCTGGGATGCCAAGAGGTGATTGGCGAAGAAGGGTTCCTTGGGAAGTTGCTGAACGGCCTCCTGGGTGTCGGTGACGGCGAGACCCAACGCGACTCCGAGGGTCGCGATCTCCTGTTGTGACGCGGTCGTGACGAGTGGGGGAAGCCGGAACGCCTTCCTGAACACGAGCCGGTAGCTCAACGCGTCGCCGAGGCGCCGTTCCAGGGTCAGGCCGATCTCCGACGCGGTCGCCATGGCACGACGTGTCGGGGTGAGCGCTTCGAGCGAGGAGCGCGAGATGAGTGGCAGCATGGAGGGGAGAGGATCGGCTGCCACCTCGAAGAGCCGGCGGGCAGTCTCGTCGAGCTTCGAAAGTGAAACCGCAGCATCGGCCAGTTGTGCCGTGTCGGCATCGATGTCGGTGACGATGCCGATTGTCTGTCGAGCCTCAGGTAGCTGGTTCTCAAACGCGGCGGTGGCACTCGAGTAGGAGGCTGTTGCGGTGGCCGCGGCACGTTCGGGCATGCTGCTCGCCCAACGAATGATCGACAAACCTGCGAACAGCAGCACGAGCGAAGAGATCACGATGGGCCATCGAAAGGTTCGGCCCGACGCTGCCAGAGAGTCGAACGATTCCGGCTTCCAGTCCGCAGGGGGAGTGGTGGACTCCGTTGCGGCCCAGAGTCGCGTGACCAGCGCTCCGGTGTCCCCGGCAGCGTCGGTGGGACGTCGCATCTCGTTCAGTGCGGGGAGCCCTGGCAGGGGTTCGGGTTCGGGTTTGGGAAGCACGGCGGTGGCAGCAGGTCGCAAGGGCGGCGACTCGGAGAAACCGAACATCTCGATGAGCGTGGAGTCGTATGCGATCGGGGGTTCGACAGGTGTCGGCAAGGGGCGAGGTCTGGCGGCTGTGGGGGCGGTGACGCGTTGCCGAGGACGGGCGTTTCGTCGGCTGGAGGGGGCTCGGTGCTTGCCACCGCGGCGACGTTCCACCGGGTGACCTTCGGGACAGGATCCACCGGGGTGGATGAGGACCTGGCGCTTACACGTTGTACAGTAGGCGTATGGCACGCGACACTCCGTTGTGTGCCTCCGCCCGCTGAAAGCCCTTACTCGTTATGCAGGTTAGCTTCACGAGACTGGATAGGGAACTACCTGCACCCCGTCGTGCCCATCCGGGAGATGCGGGGGTTGATCTGTGCGCACGTGAGGGTCTGGTGCTGGCACCGGGGGAGCGGGCACTCGTCCCGACCGGGATCGCCGTCGCCGTGCCTGATGGCTCCGCCGGCCTGGTGGTACCGCGAAGCGGATTGGCGGCGCGCCACGGGATCGGCGTCGTGAACGGGCCCGGTCTGATCGATGCCGGCTACCGGGGTGAGGTGAAGGTCATTCTGATCAACCACGGCTCGGAACCGCTCGAAATCAAACGGGGAGAGCGGATCGCACAGCTCGTCGTGGTGCCGGTCTTTGTCGGAGAATTGGTCGAGGTTGATGAGCTGCCCGGGACAAAACGAGGCGGTGGAGGCTTTGGTTCGACAGGTCGGTGAGGGTCCAGGGAACCGCTACACTACCGGCCCACGCGGAAGTAGCTCAGCTGGTAGAGCGCAACCTTGCCAAGGTTGAGGTCGCGGGTTCGAGCCCCGTCTTCCGCTCTCCTGGGGCGGCGAGAGTCGCCTCCGGCTGTGAGGTACGGCGACGTGGCCGAGTGGTTTAGGCACGGGTCTGCAAAACCCGGTACACCGGTTCGATTCCGGTCGTCGCCTCGAGGAGTCCCCCCAGATGCGGGGGTATACTCGCCGGCACGGGCGCTTAGCTCAGGGGGAGAGCGCTTCCCTGACGCGGAAGAGGTCAGAGGTTCAAATCCTCTAGCGCCCACGAGCGAAGTCCCCTTGTGACCCAAGGGGACTTCGTGTGTTCAGAGGCAAGTCCGGCCATCACCGGTCCATGAAACCTTCTCGACCGGGTTCTGTCCCTCGCGACACGACGTTGCCGAAGAAAGAACCCTGACCTTTGGGCGGACTGTGGCAAACGGTGTAGGGCCGGAGCTACTCTCGGCGCCTGATGTCGTCTCCGGTCCTCGCATCCAACCGGCTCCGCGTGGCGGTGCTTGCCCCGATCTCCTGGCGTGTGCCCCCGCGTCACTACGGGCCATGGGAGCAGTTCGCTTCCCTGCTCACCGAGGGGCTGGTCGGCCGGGGAGTCGACGTCACTCTGTTCGCCACGGCCGATTCGGTGACCGAAGCGCGCTTGGTGGGGACCGCTCCGACCGGATACTCGGAGGATGCAGGGTTGGACCCGAAGGTCTGGGAGGGTCTGCACATCTCGGCGGTGTTCGAGCGGGCCGAAGAGTTCGATGTGATCCACAACAGCTTCGATTTCTTGCCGCTCACCTACAGCGGTCTGGTCGACACGCCGGTCGTCACCACCATTCACGGATTCTCGTCTGAGCGGATCGTGCCTGTCTACGAGAAGTACAACGACCGTGGTTACTACGTGGCGATCAGCGACGCGGACCGGCATGAGAAGCTCGACTACGTGGCCACGATCTACCACGGCATCGACATGGGTGCGTTTGCAGTGGGGTCGGGGCGGCGCGACTATTTGTTGTTCTTCGGGAGGATTCATCCCGACAAAGGGACCGCCGAGGCCATCGAGGTGGCCGAACGAGCCGGCGTGCCTCTGGTCATCGCCGGGATCATCCAGGATCAGGATTACTTCGATCGGTTCGTGAAACCCCGTGTGGATGGAGTGCGAGTCACGTATGTCGGTCCGGTGGGTCCCCAGACGCGTGGGAAGGTGCTGGGCGGTGCCCGGGCGCTCCTGCACCTCATCGACTTCGACGAGCCGTTCGGTTTCAGTGTCGTCGAGGCGATGGCCTGCGGGACACCGGTGATCGCCCACGCGCGAGGGTCGATGCCCGAGCTCATTCGTGAGGGTGAGAGCGGGTTCCTGGTGAGTTCTGTCGATGAGGCCGTCGCAGCCGTGCGCGCCTCGGCTCGCTTGGATCGGATGGACGTGCGCTCGTCGGTCGAGCATCGTTTCGACGTGAACCGGATGATCGACGAATACCTGGCCGTCTATCTGCTCGTCGTGGGGCACCACCGGGAGCGACGGGCAAGAGGAAGCAATGTCCGCTGAATCAGAATCGTCGGATCGGAGCGAA
This region includes:
- the hflX gene encoding GTPase HflX, whose translation is MTERALLVSVTTSGPIDASLDELARLANTAGATVIDRVVQRRERLDPATLIGSGRLAKLREMVDAEDIDVLIFDGEITPAQERNLSAALDVRVLDRTALILDIFALHANSSEGRLQVELAQLQYLLPRLRGRGIELSRLGGGIGTRGPGETQLETDRRRIARRVSKLRRDLEGLERTRLVKRDQRRQQGIPIVSLVGYTNAGKSSLLNALTGSSVLVEDQLFATLDPATRRCTLPGGRELLITDTVGFIQRLPHQLVEAFTSTLELVAESDLLLHLVDVTGEEVDAQIDAVRAVLEEIGAAQIPEVLIGTKADVATPQHRKRFLSGHDGSLVVSSVSGEGIDELTDRVWELVSQQFSELEVIVPFGAEVERLHRVADVLEEEYRSDGVHLKVRLSRGEADRVRRYAV
- a CDS encoding glycosyltransferase, encoding MSSPVLASNRLRVAVLAPISWRVPPRHYGPWEQFASLLTEGLVGRGVDVTLFATADSVTEARLVGTAPTGYSEDAGLDPKVWEGLHISAVFERAEEFDVIHNSFDFLPLTYSGLVDTPVVTTIHGFSSERIVPVYEKYNDRGYYVAISDADRHEKLDYVATIYHGIDMGAFAVGSGRRDYLLFFGRIHPDKGTAEAIEVAERAGVPLVIAGIIQDQDYFDRFVKPRVDGVRVTYVGPVGPQTRGKVLGGARALLHLIDFDEPFGFSVVEAMACGTPVIAHARGSMPELIREGESGFLVSSVDEAVAAVRASARLDRMDVRSSVEHRFDVNRMIDEYLAVYLLVVGHHRERRARGSNVR
- a CDS encoding dUTP diphosphatase, which encodes MQVSFTRLDRELPAPRRAHPGDAGVDLCAREGLVLAPGERALVPTGIAVAVPDGSAGLVVPRSGLAARHGIGVVNGPGLIDAGYRGEVKVILINHGSEPLEIKRGERIAQLVVVPVFVGELVEVDELPGTKRGGGGFGSTGR
- the nrdR gene encoding transcriptional repressor NrdR; amino-acid sequence: MQCPFCASEDTRVIDSRPVDEGSAIRRRRECVSCGNRFTTYERADIPLIVRKRDGRFEPFEIDKVRAGLHSALADRPVEAKRLERMLIQIRDDARAQGRVVSSDDIGRAVLEHLAVIDHVAYLRFASVYKEFEGTGDFEREMAELERREG
- the dapF gene encoding diaminopimelate epimerase, which encodes MRFTKMEGLGNDFVVLQGPRSVTAEDVRKFCDRRRGVGADGVLVVSLIDANRVRMQYWNADGSPAELCGNGLRCVAAFAVDRALVEGPELTVETAVGPRRAEVGEEAITVELGTTRVADEKRQVSGETVREVTVGNPHAVLHVPDTSEAAVATLGPSIEAAFDNGVNVEFLTVRSPGLLELRVWERGVGETLACGTGAVAAAAAARADGLTGSETTVRLPGGDLKVVLDTDTTWITGPATFVYEGEWRD
- a CDS encoding LysM peptidoglycan-binding domain-containing protein; amino-acid sequence: MATRTNTLPRAAVLLIAVVVFFLLLASAVGAQNKGVPTAQHRIVGGETLWSIAGTVTPEGGDVRVTVSEIRRLNQLGRTTIYPGDVLIVPAAG
- the lexA gene encoding transcriptional repressor LexA — protein: MEDLTDRQREILDLIRTTVADRGYPPSVREIGDALGLRSPSTVHSHLSSLVRAGYLRRDPTKPRAIEVIEPGVPSLHRSSTRDVPLIGRIAAGAPILAEEQIEEVLTLPTEFTGQGPVFLLTVSGDSMSGAGILDGDYVVVRSQNVANNGEIVAALVDGEEATVKRFSRRAGRVVLIPENPAYEEMVFTEGIQILGKVVAVLRTIR